Proteins co-encoded in one Siniperca chuatsi isolate FFG_IHB_CAS linkage group LG11, ASM2008510v1, whole genome shotgun sequence genomic window:
- the cuedc2 gene encoding CUE domain-containing protein 2 has protein sequence MDLHKIIHSALHEFIQAYIPDADLSTLDDVLLSYITGVLEDLGSQQSVEENFDVEVFAEMLEAYIPGFAAIDSVKVCEMMFSLASKLATARTSADEENSVPKARTEEISLKLTTLRSEPPPGRETQCLKTQTEGATAKLPVSEWEAQEQHLLEMFPKCSLSEARSALSIAKGDMEEAVRLIIEGDVQLSTTPLNVNHGKSISSLADQKLKESILEKYMLVDSEDDNKTHRPVAPKDAPKKLVRYHSNQVVTTKGERYQLVKKNETEDMKKTYVNLKPARKYRFH, from the exons ATGGACCTCCACAAAATCATCCACAGTGCGCTGCATGAATTTATTCAGGCTTACATTCCTGATGCAGATCTCAG CACACTGGATGATGTTCTTCTGTCTTACATCACTGGAGTCCTGGAGGATCTTGGCTCCCAGCAGAGTGTTGAGGAGAACTTTGACGTGGAGGTCTTTGCAGAGATGCTAGAAGCTTACATACCTGGCTTTGCTGCAATTGACAG tGTCAAAGtctgtgaaatgatgttcagcCTGGCTTCAAAACTAGCCACTGCTCGGACCTCAG CTGATGAAGAAAACAGTGTGCCTAAGGCAAGGACAGAAGAAATTTCATTGAAACTAACCACCCTGCGCAGTGAACCCCCACCAGGAAGAGAAACACAGTGccttaaaacacagacagagggcGCCACTGCCAAG CTACCAGTGTCTGAGTGGGAGGCCCAGGAGCAGCACCTGCTGGAGATGTTTCCCAAGTGTAGTCTGTCCGAGGCTCGCAGCGCCCTGTCTATTGCCAAAGGAGACATGGAGGAAGCTGTGCGCCTTATCATAGAGGGCGACGTCCAACTCAGCACCACTCCTCTTAAT GTAAACCATGGGAAGAGTATTTCCTCACTGGCAGACCAGAAACTTAAAGAGAGCATCCTTGAGAA ATACATGCTGGTGGACAGTGAGGATGATAACAAAACACACCGTCCTGTCGCCCCAAAAGAT GCTCCAAAGAAGCTAGTTAGGTACCACAGTAACCAGGTGGTAACCACAAAAGGAGAGCGATATCAACTTGTGAAGAAAAATGAGACAGAGGACATGAAGAAGACATATGTCAACCTCAAGCCTGCGCGAAAGTACAGATTCCATTGA
- the hif1an gene encoding hypoxia-inducible factor 1-alpha inhibitor, translated as MEAPTVVEADPAAGEGSAAFTGVQNRDWDESQLRTYSFPTKPIPRLSHTDPRAEILINNEEPVVLTDTNLVYPALKWDIAYLQENIGNGDFSVYTAKNHKFLYYDEKKMANFENFVPTSQRMEIKFSEFVDKMHITEEMEGEERVYLQQTLNDTVGKKIVVDFLGFNWNWINKQQAKRNWGQLTSNLLLIGMEGNVTPAHYDEQQNFFAQIKGHKRCILFPPDQFECLYPYPVHHPCDRQSQVDFDNPDYEKFPNFKNVVGYEAVVGPGDVLYIPMYWWHHIESLLNGGVTITVNFWYKGAPTPKRIEYPLRAHQKVAIMRNIEKMLGEALGDPHEVGPLLKTMIKGRYDQDHS; from the exons ATGGAAGCGCCGACCGTTGTAGAGGCTGACCCGGCGGCGGGCGAAGGTAGCGCCGCTTTCACTGGCGTCCAGAACAGGGACTGGGATGAGTCTCAGCTCCGAACATATTCTTTCCCAACCAAGCCCATTCCCAGACTGTCTCATACGGACCCCAGAGCAGAGATACTAATAAACAATGAG GAACCAGTGGTTTTAACAGACACAAACCTTGTGTATCCAGCTCTCAAATGGGACATTGCCTACCTCCAGGAGAACATTGGAAATGGAGACTTCTCTGTTTACACTGCCAAAAACCACAAATTCCTCTACTatgatgagaaaaaaatggCTAATTTTGAGAACTTTGTCCCTACGTCACAACGAATGGAAATAAAATTCTCTGAATTTGTGGATAAAATGCATATAACGGAGGAaatggaaggagaggagag GGTATATCTGCAGCAGACCTTGAATGACACAGTAGGGAAGAAGATTGTTGTTGACTTCCTTGGTTTCAACTGGAACTGGATCAACAAGCAGCAAGCCAAGAGAAACTGGGGACAGCTGACATCCAACCTGCTGCTCATAGGCATGGAGG GCAATGTGACACCAGCGCATTACGACGAACAGCAGAACTTCTTTGCACAGATCAAAGGCCATAAGAGATGCATCCTCTTCCCTCCAGACCAGTTTGAGTGTCTCTATCCATACCCTGTTCATCACCCCTGTGACAGACAGAGCCAA gTTGATTTTGATAACCCCGATTATGAGAAGTTTcccaattttaaaaatgttgttggCTATGAGGCTGTTGTGGGCCCAGGAGATGTGCTCTACATCCCCATGTATTG GTGGCATCACATTGAATCACTGTTGAATGGTGGAGTGACGATCACTGTAAACTTCTGGTACAAA GGTGCCCCCACACCCAAGAGGATAGAATACCCCCTGCGAGCTCATCAGAAGGTGGCCATCATGAGAAATATTGAGAAGATGCTGGGAGAAGCACTTGGAGACCCACATGAG gTTGGACCTTTGCTGAAAACGATGATCAAGGGACGATATGACCAGGATCACAGTTAG
- the wnt8b gene encoding protein Wnt-8b yields the protein MFMHLEVFYYVFILLAHMRSYCCWSVNNFLMTGPKAYLIYSSSVAAGAQSGIEECKYQFAWDRWNCPERGLQLSTHSSLRSANRETAFIHAISSAGVMYTLTRNCSLGDFDNCGCDDSRNGQRGGHGWLWGGCSDNVGFGEAISKQFVDALETGQDARAAMNLHNNEAGRKAVKGTMQRTCKCHGVSGSCTTQTCWLQLPEFREVGNYLKEKYHRALKVDLLRGAGNSAASRGAIAETFSSISRKELVHLEDSPDYCLENRTLGLPGTEGRECLKKGKNLSKWEKRSCKRLCGECGLAVEERKAEMVSSCNCKFHWCCAVKCEQCRKTVTKYFCVKKGGQRGRNESASSRRKNLRLRKKH from the exons ATGTTCATGCATTTGGAGGTTTTCTATTACGTTTTCATTCTCCTGGCTCACATGAGGTCGTACTGCTGCTG GTCAGTGAATAATTTCTTGATGACTGGACCCAAG gcaTACCTGATCTACTCCAGCAGTGTGGCAGCTGGAGCTCAGAGTGGCATAGAGGAGTGCAAATACCAGTTTGCATGGGACCGCTGGAACTGCCCCGAGCGAGGTCTGCAGCTGTCCACGCACAGCAGCCTGCGCAGCG CAAATCGGGAGACAGCATTCATTCATGCCATCAGCTCCGCTGGAGTCATGTACACTTTAACCAGGAACTGCAGTCTTGGAGACTTTGACAACTGCGGCTGTGATGACAGCAGGAACGGACAGCGAG GTGGTCATGGCTGGCTCTGGGGCGGCTGCAGTGACAACGTCGGCTTTGGCGAGGCCATCTCCAAACAGTTTGTGGATGCCTTGGAGACTGGGCAGGATGCACGGGCAGCTATGAATCTCCATAATAACGAGGCTGGACGCAAG GCTGTGAAGGGGACCATGCAGAGGACATGTAAGTGCCACGGGGTGTCAGGAAGCTGCACTACTCAGacctgctggctgcagctgccGGAGTTCAGGGAGGTGGGGAACTACTTGAAGGAGAAATACCACAGGGCTCTGAAGGTAGATCTCCTCCGAGGAGCCGGGAACAGCGCGGCCAGCCGGGGGGCCATCGCCGAGACCTTTAGCTCCATCTCTCGTAAGGAGCTGGTCCACCTTGAAGACTCCCCCGATTACTGCCTGGAAAACCGCACTCTGGGCTTGCCGGGCACAGAGGGCCGCGAGTGCCTCAAGAAGGGCAAGAACTTGAGCAAATGGGAGAAGCGGAGCTGCAAGAGGCTATGCGGAGAGTGCGGGCTGGCAGTGGAGGAGCGCAAAGCTGAGATGGTGTCGAGCTGTAATTGTAAATTCCACTGGTGCTGTGCGGTGAAGTGTGAGCAGTGCAGGAAGACAGTGACCAAGTACTTTTGTGTAAAGAAAGGAGGCCAGAGGGGAAGGAACGAGAGTGCCAGTAGCCGCCGGAAGAACCTCAGACTGAGGAAGAAGCACTGA
- the scdb gene encoding stearoyl-CoA desaturase b: protein MTETETRNNHAGKQQNGGAMAEASTVEDVFDDTYKEKEGPKPPRMLVWRNIIMMTLLHVGGLYGLILLPSASVPTLAWTAVCYLISALGVTAGAHRLWSHRSYKASYPLRVFLALANSMAFQNDIYEWARDHRVHHKYSETDADPHNATRGFFFAHIGWLLVRKHPDVIEKGRKLELSDLRADKVVMFQRRHYKLSVVIFCFLVPMLVPWYFWGESLTVGYFVPGLLRYAVMLNATWLVNSAAHIWGNRPYDKTINPRENPLVAFTAIGEGFHNYHHTFPYDYATSEFGCKLNLTTAFIDFMCFLGLAKDLKRVSKEMIVARMQRTGDNSNKSG from the exons ATGACAGAAACGGAAACCAGGAATAATCACGCTGGCAAGCAACAGAACGGAGGTGCCATGGCAGAGGCATCGACGGTGGAGGATGTTTTTGACGACACCtataaagagaaagagggtCCCAAACCGCCAAGGATGCTGGTGTGGAGAAATATCATAATGATGACTCTCCTACATGTCGGTGGGCTTTACGGACTGATTCTCCTTCCCTCCGCATCGGTCCCAACTCTTGCATGGA CTGCCGTGTGCTACCTCATCAGTGCTCTCGGTGTGACTGCTGGTGCACACAGATTATGGAGCCACAGATCCTATAAGGCTTCTTATCCCCTGCGAGTCTTCCTCGCTCTCGCCAACTCCATGGCCTTTCAG AATGACATATATGAGTGGGCGAGGGACCACCGTGTCCACCACAAGTATTCCGAGACGGATGCAGACCCCCACAATGCCACGCGGGGGTTCTTCTTCGCCCACATTGGTTGGCTGCTGGTTCGCAAACATCCCGACGTCATTGAAAAGGGCAGAAAACTGGAACTGTCAGACCTGAGGGCAGATAAAGTGGTTATGTTCCAGAGACG TCACTACAAGCTCTCTGTGGTGATCTTTTGCTTCCTCGTGCCCATGTTGGTGCCCTGGTACTTCTGGGGTGAGTCCTTGACTGTGGGATACTTCGTCCCAGGACTCCTGAGATACGCCGTGATGCTCAATGCCACCTGGCTGGTCAACAGCGCTGCACACATATGGGGCAACAGGCCTTATGACAAGACCATTAACCCGAGGGAAAACCCACTGGTTGCTTTCACTGCCATAG GGGAAGGCTTCCACAACTACCATCACACATTCCCCTATGACTACGCCACGAGTGAGTTTGGCTGCAAGCTCAATCTCACCACTGCCTTTATAGACTTCATGTGCTTCCTGGGTTTGGCCAAGGACCTCAAGAGGGTATCAAAGGAAATGATTGTTGCTCGCATGCAGCGAACGGgtgacaacagcaacaaaagtgGCTGA